The following are encoded together in the Penicillium digitatum chromosome 3, complete sequence genome:
- a CDS encoding Allantoate permease, whose product MSRPGPEQTATTEEPPATAEEPPATTEEPPATTEEPPATAEEPPATAEEPPATTEEPPATCKVPSEEPACTTNWSRETRHCSRIASCVCCVCKKEIQHVRNYNRGHRDCTEPQDRH is encoded by the exons atgtcacg acccggtcctgagcagaccgctaccaccgaagaaccgcctgctaccgctgaagaaccgcctgctaccactgaagaaccgcctgctaccaccgaagaaccgcctgctaccgctgaagaaccgcctgctaccgctgaagaaccgcctgctaccactgaagaaccgcctgctacctgtaaagtcccgtccgaggaacctgcctgcacgaccaactggtctcgagaaacgagacattgcagccgtatcgctagctgcgtgtgctgcgtatgcaagaaagaaatacagcatgttcgcaattacaaccgcggacatcgagactgcactgaaccccaagaccgacactga